The proteins below come from a single Myxosarcina sp. GI1 genomic window:
- the chlG gene encoding chlorophyll synthase ChlG, with amino-acid sequence MSDTNTTSSQNQISKQPASNAKARQLLGIRGAAAGETSIWKIRLQLMKPITWIPLIWGVVCGAASSGNFSWTLENTLLAAACMLLSGPLMTGYTQTVNELFDREIDAINEPYRPIPSGAISLTQVKVQIFFLLLAGIALAYGLDRAVGHEFLTITCIAIGGSFLAYIYSAPPLKLKQNGWLGTYALGSSYIALPWWTGHALFGDLNWTIVILTLIYSFAGLGIAIVNDFKSVEGDRQLGLKSLPVMFGVTTAAWICVVAIDLFQIGIGSYLVSIRENLYGAIVLLLVIPQITFQDMYFLRDPLENDVKYQASAQPFLVLGMLFTGLALGHAGI; translated from the coding sequence ATGTCTGACACTAACACTACCTCCTCTCAAAACCAAATAAGCAAACAGCCAGCCAGCAATGCTAAAGCTCGTCAACTCTTGGGAATCAGAGGAGCGGCAGCGGGGGAAACCTCAATCTGGAAAATCAGGCTACAGCTAATGAAACCAATTACCTGGATTCCTTTGATTTGGGGCGTAGTCTGTGGTGCGGCATCTTCGGGTAACTTTAGCTGGACGTTAGAAAATACTCTCCTGGCGGCAGCCTGTATGTTGCTTTCGGGACCTTTGATGACTGGTTATACCCAAACTGTTAACGAACTGTTCGATCGCGAAATTGATGCGATCAACGAACCCTATCGTCCCATTCCTTCGGGGGCAATTTCTCTAACCCAAGTCAAAGTTCAGATCTTCTTTCTCTTACTGGCAGGAATTGCCCTGGCTTATGGCTTGGATCGAGCAGTGGGTCACGAATTTCTGACCATTACCTGTATTGCCATAGGTGGTTCATTTCTGGCATATATTTACTCCGCACCACCGTTAAAGCTCAAACAAAACGGCTGGTTGGGTACTTATGCACTCGGTTCTAGCTATATTGCCTTACCCTGGTGGACGGGTCATGCTTTATTTGGCGATTTAAACTGGACGATAGTTATTTTGACTCTGATTTATAGCTTTGCAGGTTTGGGAATTGCCATCGTTAACGACTTTAAAAGTGTTGAAGGCGATCGCCAGTTGGGGTTAAAATCTTTACCCGTAATGTTTGGCGTAACTACTGCCGCCTGGATCTGCGTGGTGGCGATCGATCTATTTCAAATTGGTATTGGTAGTTATTTAGTTAGCATTCGCGAAAATCTCTATGGCGCGATCGTTCTGCTATTAGTAATTCCCCAAATTACTTTTCAGGATATGTATTTTCTCCGCGATCCTTTAGAAAACGACGTAAAATATCAAGCTAGCGCCCAGCCATTTCTGGTTTTGGGAATGTTGTTTACGGGTTTGGCGTTGGGACACGCGGGAATTTAA
- a CDS encoding DoxX family protein, translating into MTVNSLATKLFRPNTNPNFWNQTTWAILRAVVGIMMIHNGLDKLSNIESFAEAYVAYLGLPFPIFLSYVAAYTELIGAPLVALGLFTRPAALGLFGTMCVAMYHHISVAGLSFAYLELSAIYAACFLFFLVNGAGLFSTDALIVNWIDKNALSARAKQIMLLETSYNSSDAETNKSKTIVK; encoded by the coding sequence ATGACTGTTAACTCACTAGCAACCAAATTATTCAGACCAAATACCAACCCCAATTTCTGGAATCAAACAACCTGGGCAATATTGAGAGCCGTTGTGGGCATTATGATGATTCACAACGGTTTGGATAAATTATCTAATATTGAAAGCTTTGCCGAAGCTTATGTTGCCTATCTCGGCTTACCCTTTCCAATATTTCTCAGCTACGTTGCTGCTTACACCGAATTAATCGGCGCACCGTTAGTAGCACTTGGTTTATTTACCAGACCTGCCGCTTTAGGTCTATTCGGTACCATGTGCGTAGCTATGTACCATCACATATCTGTAGCGGGTTTGAGTTTTGCTTATCTAGAACTATCGGCTATTTACGCTGCCTGTTTTCTGTTCTTCTTAGTTAATGGTGCGGGTCTATTTTCTACCGATGCTCTAATCGTTAACTGGATAGACAAAAACGCTCTATCAGCTAGAGCCAAACAAATAATGCTGCTAGAAACAAGCTACAATTCTTCAGATGCTGAAACTAATAAATCCAAAACTATAGTTAAATAA
- a CDS encoding FAD-dependent oxidoreductase encodes MEFRWIKSLFSLSLSLCLWESGLSALAASPGSIDKTEECELLIVGGGLAGVAASYEALLAGKTVCLTEITDWMGGQISSQGTSALDERTTQREKLFYPRGYLELRDRIEEYYGKLNPGECWVSASCFLPKDADKIITQQLEAAAEEGGGTLKWFPTTVIKELNVEEVAGEGTGKQITSAIAIQHTAKNEFLPLNTLPLSYTIEEAYTYESSDNYDKSIIRFVPQSSSEGSADWYVVEATETGEIVGLADVPYRLGIDPTSSREPSSSSSTGNPYCTQGFTYTFAMEATEEPQTHEMPPFYPEHAGYYSYELERLADFDLVFTYRRIWSPETGESEKFSGISFTSPTPGDISMQNWTWGNDYRPGTAKDNLIYTRQQLEELGQLEPGGWMGGLRTETLQKGEEHALGYFYWLVEGDTDSQLGDGVKKPQPDNRLLTGLDSPMGTVHGLSKYPYIREGRRIIGRPYRGYPNGFTINETDISRVDYKSEYYNQNLSPVTYRQLWTEIDGLEALRNKDMAIDKITRRTRSTIYPDSVGIGHYAIDFHPCMRESPAEKAGNTEREGERQGGGAAYPFQIPLRAMIPQEIDNLLVAGKSIATSHIAAAAYRVHSFEWSSGAAAGITAIFALDEQLMPYQLVDELFIDEEQLKVLKDKLDRSGNPTAFPETSIFNQSWDDWQ; translated from the coding sequence GTGGAATTTAGATGGATTAAGTCGCTTTTTTCACTATCTTTGAGTTTGTGTCTGTGGGAGTCGGGTTTATCGGCATTAGCGGCATCTCCAGGTAGTATCGACAAAACTGAAGAATGCGAACTGTTGATCGTTGGCGGTGGTTTGGCAGGAGTAGCCGCCAGTTATGAAGCTTTGTTAGCGGGAAAAACCGTTTGTTTGACGGAAATAACCGACTGGATGGGAGGACAAATATCTTCTCAGGGAACTTCGGCATTAGACGAGAGGACTACTCAGAGAGAAAAATTGTTTTATCCTCGCGGTTACTTAGAATTACGCGATCGCATCGAAGAATACTATGGCAAACTCAATCCTGGTGAGTGTTGGGTAAGTGCGTCTTGCTTTTTGCCTAAAGATGCCGACAAGATTATTACCCAGCAGTTGGAAGCTGCTGCCGAGGAAGGTGGCGGAACTTTAAAGTGGTTTCCGACAACGGTAATCAAAGAATTGAATGTCGAAGAAGTAGCAGGAGAAGGAACGGGGAAACAAATTACTAGCGCGATCGCTATTCAGCATACAGCAAAGAATGAATTTTTGCCTTTAAATACTTTACCCCTGTCCTACACTATAGAGGAAGCCTACACTTATGAAAGTTCGGACAACTACGATAAAAGCATAATTCGTTTTGTACCTCAATCATCGTCAGAGGGTTCTGCTGACTGGTACGTTGTTGAAGCCACAGAAACAGGAGAAATTGTCGGTTTGGCAGATGTCCCCTATCGTTTGGGTATCGATCCAACTTCTTCTAGAGAACCGTCTTCATCCAGTTCTACTGGCAATCCTTATTGCACTCAGGGGTTTACCTATACGTTTGCTATGGAGGCTACCGAGGAACCGCAAACACACGAAATGCCGCCTTTTTATCCCGAACACGCAGGATACTATAGTTACGAACTAGAAAGGCTAGCAGACTTCGACTTAGTTTTTACCTATCGCCGTATTTGGAGTCCCGAAACAGGGGAGAGCGAAAAATTCAGCGGTATCTCTTTTACCAGTCCCACACCAGGGGATATTTCCATGCAAAATTGGACTTGGGGTAACGATTATCGCCCAGGTACGGCAAAAGATAATCTGATCTATACTCGCCAGCAGTTAGAAGAACTAGGACAACTCGAACCAGGTGGCTGGATGGGAGGATTGCGAACCGAAACTTTACAAAAAGGTGAAGAACACGCTCTAGGGTATTTCTACTGGTTGGTAGAAGGGGATACCGACTCTCAGTTAGGGGATGGAGTGAAAAAACCCCAACCTGATAACCGTTTGTTAACTGGATTAGATTCGCCGATGGGAACGGTTCACGGCTTATCTAAATACCCCTATATCCGCGAGGGTAGAAGAATTATCGGTCGTCCCTATCGCGGTTATCCCAATGGCTTTACCATTAACGAAACCGATATCTCTCGAGTGGACTATAAAAGCGAATATTATAATCAGAATCTTTCGCCCGTTACCTACCGTCAGTTATGGACGGAAATAGACGGTTTAGAAGCCCTGAGAAATAAAGACATGGCGATCGATAAAATAACTAGAAGAACCCGTTCGACTATTTATCCCGACTCTGTAGGTATCGGTCATTATGCGATCGACTTTCATCCCTGTATGAGGGAAAGTCCAGCAGAAAAAGCGGGTAATACAGAGCGAGAAGGAGAAAGACAGGGAGGAGGAGCGGCATATCCCTTCCAAATTCCTTTAAGAGCCATGATTCCCCAGGAAATTGACAATTTATTGGTGGCAGGGAAAAGCATTGCTACCAGTCACATAGCTGCTGCGGCATATCGGGTACATTCTTTTGAATGGTCTTCTGGTGCTGCGGCGGGAATTACCGCTATTTTTGCTTTAGACGAGCAACTTATGCCCTATCAGTTAGTAGACGAACTATTTATCGATGAAGAACAGTTAAAAGTCCTTAAAGATAAATTAGATCGAAGCGGCAACCCTACAGCTTTTCCCGAAACCTCGATTTTCAATCAGTCTTGGGATGATTGGCAGTAG
- a CDS encoding DUF2237 family protein, translated as MKSAKNVLGKELQICCTSPMTGFYRTGKCETGSQDLGVHVVCAQVTADFLTFSKKMGNDLTTPIPMYNFPGLKPGDCWCLCAARWKEALDAGIAPPINLSATHEAMLDYFPLEVLKEHSID; from the coding sequence ATGAAATCAGCCAAAAATGTTTTAGGTAAAGAACTACAAATTTGCTGTACTTCTCCCATGACAGGATTTTACCGCACTGGAAAATGCGAAACTGGCTCTCAAGATTTGGGAGTCCATGTAGTTTGCGCTCAAGTTACCGCCGATTTTTTGACCTTTAGTAAAAAAATGGGCAACGATTTGACTACGCCCATACCTATGTATAATTTTCCTGGATTAAAACCAGGCGACTGCTGGTGTCTTTGTGCCGCTCGTTGGAAAGAAGCTTTAGATGCTGGCATTGCCCCACCAATAAACTTATCAGCCACTCATGAAGCAATGTTAGATTATTTTCCCCTCGAAGTCCTTAAAGAGCATTCGATTGACTAG
- a CDS encoding glutathione S-transferase family protein, with translation MVVPKFIRAENAENQPKLPAVKSKASIILYGGERTRAAAVLWYLEELGISYQYKKLNIAAGENKQPEYLAINPMGKVPSLVDNDFSVWESGAILWYLAAKYGQMPEDLATQAQINQWIIFANSTLGNGLFLEDRRETEMPRLLSPLNEILLENPYLMGESFTVADVAVGYYLYMAKLLFNLDWQEYPAVIDYLDRLTQRQAFKDTLGQR, from the coding sequence ATGGTGGTTCCTAAATTCATCCGAGCCGAGAATGCTGAAAATCAACCCAAACTTCCAGCAGTTAAGTCTAAAGCTTCTATAATACTTTATGGAGGAGAAAGAACTCGTGCTGCGGCAGTTCTTTGGTATTTAGAAGAACTAGGTATATCTTATCAGTATAAAAAGTTAAATATTGCTGCTGGAGAAAATAAGCAACCAGAATACTTAGCTATTAATCCGATGGGCAAAGTTCCATCATTAGTAGATAATGACTTTTCTGTCTGGGAATCGGGAGCAATTTTATGGTACCTAGCTGCTAAATACGGACAAATGCCTGAAGATTTAGCGACACAAGCTCAAATAAACCAGTGGATTATTTTTGCCAATTCAACTTTGGGTAATGGACTTTTTTTAGAGGATAGAAGAGAAACAGAAATGCCGCGATTATTATCTCCTTTAAATGAGATCTTGCTAGAAAATCCTTATCTTATGGGCGAAAGCTTTACTGTAGCCGATGTTGCAGTTGGTTATTATCTATATATGGCAAAGTTACTTTTTAATTTAGATTGGCAAGAATATCCAGCTGTTATCGATTATTTAGACCGACTCACTCAAAGACAAGCATTTAAAGATACTTTAGGACAACGCTGA
- a CDS encoding flavin-dependent dehydrogenase, giving the protein MKELLYTEIPTPDTDRVKVWLQQQWQPEHGCKTTTADGILWHCSSESNLNSELSIFVWSLQRTTYLKIFQWEAKTPQGAEAIAQQLVKELRVAFPPCYPAPPTIDLSQQTIFEALADDYPQTVHYFQKMPNGEYDLNRVYWWEQRWRESVNNPQQPKEVIFRVAKENKQRSPNNYDLIYIGGALGVIHAAVMARKGYRVLLVERLPFGKMNREWNISRDEFQSLINLGLFTAEEFETLIAAEYRDGFSKFFDAYNPPHLKADVLHTPKVLNVALDAEKLLRVCGDKLRQAGGEIWDETEFTRTDVFDNNVTVELVHLPTKNQRQATGRLLIDAMGTASPIAWQLNGDRAFDSVCPTVGAVIESGFSSEVWDESYGDVLNSHGDISRGRQLIWELFPAGNGELTFYLFHYHQVHPDNPGSLLEMYEDFFHILPEYRRCDMKKLVWKKPTFGYIPGHFSAGDRDRVVAFDRLLTIGDAASLQSPLIFTGFGSLVRNLERLTTLLDTALRHDLLTTEHLDRIRAYQSNISVTWLFSKGMMVPTHKILPPQRINSMLNTFFGLLAAEPPEVADTFIKDRTDWLTFNRLALIAARQNPALLWWIWEMAGNKDLIRWLGSYLAFNLDALRNLVLGGWFSSWIKRSQPWLEKQYPALWLRLLSINYQLRLSPESKN; this is encoded by the coding sequence ATGAAAGAATTATTGTATACAGAAATTCCTACCCCCGACACCGATCGCGTTAAGGTGTGGTTACAGCAGCAGTGGCAGCCAGAACACGGCTGTAAAACTACAACTGCCGATGGAATTTTGTGGCATTGTAGTTCTGAATCTAACCTCAATAGCGAACTGTCGATATTTGTCTGGTCGTTACAGCGCACGACTTATTTAAAAATATTTCAGTGGGAAGCAAAAACGCCTCAAGGTGCTGAGGCGATCGCCCAACAGTTAGTAAAAGAGCTTCGTGTTGCTTTTCCGCCTTGCTATCCCGCACCACCAACAATAGATTTATCTCAGCAGACAATCTTTGAAGCTTTAGCCGACGATTATCCGCAAACGGTGCATTATTTTCAAAAAATGCCCAATGGCGAATACGACCTCAATCGGGTTTATTGGTGGGAACAACGCTGGCGCGAAAGCGTTAATAATCCGCAGCAGCCTAAAGAAGTTATTTTTCGAGTAGCTAAAGAGAATAAACAGCGATCGCCAAATAATTACGATTTAATTTACATCGGCGGCGCATTGGGAGTAATTCACGCAGCGGTAATGGCGCGAAAAGGCTATCGGGTTTTATTGGTCGAAAGACTGCCCTTTGGCAAAATGAATCGTGAATGGAATATTTCTCGCGACGAATTTCAAAGCTTAATTAACTTGGGTTTATTTACTGCCGAGGAATTTGAAACGTTAATTGCTGCCGAATATCGAGATGGCTTTAGCAAGTTTTTTGATGCTTACAACCCACCTCATTTAAAAGCCGATGTGCTGCATACTCCCAAAGTGCTAAACGTGGCACTCGATGCCGAGAAGCTACTGCGCGTTTGCGGGGATAAGTTGCGTCAGGCAGGAGGAGAGATTTGGGATGAAACCGAATTTACTCGCACCGATGTTTTTGATAATAATGTAACCGTAGAGTTAGTTCACTTACCAACAAAAAACCAGCGACAGGCTACGGGACGCTTATTAATCGATGCTATGGGTACGGCTTCGCCGATTGCCTGGCAGCTAAACGGCGATCGCGCTTTTGATAGCGTCTGCCCTACGGTAGGGGCAGTAATTGAAAGCGGTTTTTCCTCAGAAGTGTGGGACGAAAGCTATGGCGACGTGCTAAATTCTCACGGGGATATCTCTAGAGGCAGACAGCTAATTTGGGAATTATTCCCTGCCGGGAATGGCGAATTAACTTTTTATTTATTTCACTACCATCAGGTACACCCAGATAATCCTGGTTCTTTACTGGAGATGTATGAAGACTTTTTTCATATCTTGCCAGAGTACCGTCGTTGCGACATGAAAAAATTAGTTTGGAAAAAACCGACTTTCGGCTATATTCCAGGTCATTTTAGCGCGGGCGATCGCGATCGGGTAGTAGCTTTCGATCGCCTGTTGACAATTGGCGATGCGGCTTCCCTCCAGTCCCCCCTGATTTTTACTGGCTTTGGTTCTCTAGTCCGTAATTTAGAACGTCTAACTACTCTACTCGATACCGCACTACGTCACGACTTACTAACTACCGAACACTTAGATCGCATTCGGGCATATCAGAGCAATATTTCCGTTACCTGGCTATTTTCTAAAGGAATGATGGTTCCTACCCACAAAATATTGCCTCCTCAACGAATTAATTCGATGTTAAATACTTTTTTTGGTCTGTTGGCAGCAGAACCCCCAGAAGTAGCCGATACCTTTATCAAAGATCGCACCGACTGGCTGACTTTTAACCGACTGGCTTTAATTGCCGCCAGGCAAAATCCCGCTTTACTGTGGTGGATTTGGGAAATGGCAGGAAATAAGGATTTAATTCGCTGGTTGGGTTCCTATTTGGCTTTCAATCTGGATGCTCTCAGAAATTTAGTGCTTGGAGGTTGGTTTTCTAGTTGGATAAAGCGATCGCAACCCTGGCTAGAAAAACAATATCCAGCTTTGTGGTTGAGACTGTTGAGTATCAATTATCAGTTGCGCTTATCGCCAGAAAGCAAAAATTAA
- a CDS encoding phosphate-starvation-inducible PsiE family protein, which produces MARLITKIFRLFKTIGKDKTILDLLRLIENIVAKLLSLALSIVILVATFDLIVFLIKDIIEDPIGFYSKSIIELFGLFLNILIALELLENITAYLKKHIVQVELVIVTSLIAIARKIVIFDFNKYSSTELAALGIAILALAVSYWLIKRLNLEKH; this is translated from the coding sequence ATGGCAAGGTTAATTACCAAAATATTTAGACTGTTTAAAACAATTGGTAAAGACAAAACTATTCTCGATTTACTGCGTTTGATTGAAAATATCGTTGCCAAACTTTTATCATTAGCTTTATCAATTGTAATTTTAGTAGCAACTTTTGACTTAATTGTATTCTTGATCAAAGATATCATTGAAGACCCAATAGGTTTTTACAGTAAAAGCATAATCGAACTATTTGGTTTGTTTTTAAATATTTTAATCGCTTTAGAATTATTAGAAAATATTACCGCCTACCTAAAAAAACATATCGTTCAGGTAGAACTAGTAATTGTAACTTCTTTAATTGCGATCGCCCGTAAAATAGTGATCTTTGATTTTAATAAATATTCCAGTACCGAACTCGCTGCTTTAGGAATTGCTATTTTAGCTTTAGCAGTCAGTTACTGGCTAATCAAACGTCTAAATCTCGAAAAACATTAA
- a CDS encoding 2-succinylbenzoate--CoA ligase — protein MDKEILKCLKNCTDNEWLGDLNSQKLYQLTQKLITELSALSNNKQSKINIFIVENKPLKFIAAFLACLITKVNLFLCDSNWKQTEWQQVLKLVQPDLILGDEQTKQLILQNLSIAKTSSSLTFEDRSLIMIPTGGSSGKIKFAIHTQQTLTASVQGFSQYFQTKQINSFCVLPLFHVSGIMQFLRSFLTIGKLQIYSYKNLKQGTKPQLNTTDFFISLVPTQLQFLIDRDPLWLSKFKTVLIGGAPAARSLLDRARYYNISLALTYGMTETASQIVTLKPQDFLQGNNSSGRVLPHAKIDIDRQSLNSEKIGLIKIEAASLCLGYYPQLFENRKFIPDDLGWLDASDYLYVVGRNSQKIITGGKNVFPSEIEAAILTTELVSDVCVIGLPDSYWGEVVTALYVPRRLPVDLNVIQQYLRKTLSNYKHPKHWLEVERLPRSDRGKVNYPQVKLLAIKLMSERK, from the coding sequence ATGGACAAAGAAATTTTGAAATGTTTGAAAAACTGTACTGATAACGAATGGTTAGGCGATCTCAACAGTCAAAAACTATACCAATTAACTCAAAAACTAATAACAGAATTGTCGGCATTGTCTAATAATAAACAAAGTAAAATCAACATATTTATCGTTGAAAATAAGCCGCTAAAATTTATTGCTGCTTTTCTAGCCTGTCTTATAACTAAAGTAAACTTGTTTTTGTGCGATTCAAACTGGAAACAAACAGAGTGGCAGCAAGTATTAAAATTAGTACAACCCGATTTGATTTTAGGAGATGAGCAAACCAAACAATTAATTTTACAAAACTTATCGATCGCCAAAACTTCGTCTTCTTTAACTTTTGAAGATCGATCTTTAATTATGATTCCTACTGGAGGTAGTTCGGGTAAAATCAAATTTGCCATACATACTCAGCAGACTTTAACAGCTTCAGTTCAGGGATTTAGTCAATACTTTCAAACCAAACAAATAAACTCTTTTTGTGTTTTGCCTCTATTTCATGTCAGTGGTATAATGCAGTTTTTACGATCTTTTTTAACTATTGGCAAATTACAAATTTACAGTTATAAGAACCTCAAACAAGGAACTAAACCCCAACTAAACACGACTGATTTTTTTATTTCTTTAGTACCAACTCAGCTACAGTTTCTAATCGATCGCGATCCTTTATGGCTGTCTAAATTTAAAACAGTATTAATTGGTGGTGCGCCAGCAGCGCGATCGCTTTTAGATCGAGCCAGATATTATAATATTTCCCTCGCCCTTACCTATGGCATGACCGAAACCGCCTCGCAAATTGTTACGCTCAAACCACAAGATTTTTTGCAGGGTAATAATAGTAGTGGTAGAGTTTTACCCCACGCTAAAATAGACATCGATCGCCAAAGTTTGAATTCCGAAAAAATTGGTTTAATAAAAATTGAAGCAGCTTCACTTTGTTTGGGATATTATCCCCAATTATTTGAAAATAGAAAATTTATTCCCGACGACCTTGGCTGGTTGGATGCGTCTGATTATTTATATGTTGTGGGTAGAAATAGCCAGAAAATTATAACTGGTGGTAAAAATGTTTTCCCTTCAGAAATAGAAGCGGCAATTTTAACAACAGAACTTGTAAGTGATGTTTGTGTAATTGGGTTGCCAGACTCCTATTGGGGAGAAGTGGTAACAGCGTTATACGTTCCCAGGCGATTACCTGTAGATTTAAATGTAATTCAACAATATTTACGAAAAACTTTAAGTAACTACAAACACCCCAAACATTGGCTGGAAGTCGAACGTTTGCCCAGAAGCGATCGCGGTAAAGTTAATTATCCCCAAGTAAAATTATTAGCAATTAAACTTATGAGCGAGCGAAAATAG
- a CDS encoding 1-acyl-sn-glycerol-3-phosphate acyltransferase — translation MPVQPALEFIPPDFNPIIWRIARTIIPAWLRYGYGISEVRSQNTEELVELYRQFQAGKTKFLIAFRHPATTDPPCIAQLLWNQLPQIARKEGKPLQSPVQAHFIYDRGIPLWAGEFVGWLLPKLGSTSIRRGTTDRQGLRSIRNLFVNGRFPLAAAPEGATNGHNEIVSPLEPGIAQFAFWCQEDLRKADRTEDVAIVPLGIRYRFVKPPWKSLERLLAQLEVDSGLKKQLATGMQLNDGVAPTPEQEAILYKRLYELGEHLLSQMEEFYSKFYQQDLVSNSEDTKLATRLPALLDAALNVAEKAFNLKSKGNLGDRCRRVEQAGWDRIYRLDMSELKTLAPVERGLANLVASEAELRLWHMRLVESFVSVTGQYVAEKPTVERFADTILLLWKTVSRMTEKSKVQTPRLGKRWAQLTVEKPFFISDYWDVYQTNRRQTVANLTQDLKIALEKAIATEEN, via the coding sequence ATGCCAGTTCAACCAGCACTCGAATTTATTCCGCCAGACTTTAACCCGATAATTTGGAGAATAGCGCGGACTATTATTCCTGCCTGGTTGCGATACGGTTATGGCATTAGTGAGGTGCGATCGCAAAATACGGAGGAACTAGTAGAACTTTACCGTCAGTTTCAAGCAGGTAAAACCAAGTTTTTAATTGCTTTTCGCCATCCCGCTACTACCGATCCCCCTTGTATTGCCCAACTGTTGTGGAATCAACTACCCCAGATTGCCAGAAAAGAGGGAAAACCCTTACAGTCTCCCGTTCAGGCTCACTTTATCTACGATCGCGGTATTCCCCTGTGGGCTGGTGAATTTGTAGGCTGGCTGCTACCCAAGCTAGGCTCTACCTCTATTCGTCGGGGAACGACAGATCGTCAGGGGCTGCGATCGATCCGTAATTTATTCGTTAACGGGCGTTTTCCTCTGGCTGCTGCCCCAGAGGGAGCTACTAACGGTCATAATGAAATTGTCAGTCCACTAGAACCTGGGATCGCTCAATTTGCTTTTTGGTGTCAGGAAGATTTACGCAAGGCAGACCGTACCGAAGATGTGGCGATCGTACCTTTGGGAATTCGCTATCGTTTTGTCAAACCACCCTGGAAATCTTTAGAAAGACTGCTAGCTCAATTAGAAGTAGATAGCGGGCTAAAAAAGCAGTTAGCTACTGGAATGCAGTTAAACGATGGGGTAGCACCTACCCCAGAACAAGAAGCAATACTTTATAAACGGCTTTACGAGTTAGGAGAACATTTACTGTCTCAAATGGAAGAGTTTTACAGTAAATTTTATCAGCAAGATTTAGTTAGTAACTCAGAAGATACCAAACTTGCAACTCGTCTGCCAGCTTTGCTAGACGCAGCCTTGAATGTAGCCGAAAAAGCCTTCAATTTAAAATCAAAAGGCAATCTTGGCGATCGTTGTCGTCGTGTCGAACAGGCAGGCTGGGATCGTATCTATCGTCTGGATATGTCAGAGTTAAAAACTCTTGCCCCTGTCGAACGAGGTCTGGCAAATTTAGTCGCCTCAGAAGCCGAACTGCGACTCTGGCACATGCGTTTGGTTGAGAGCTTTGTTAGCGTGACGGGACAGTACGTTGCCGAAAAACCAACTGTAGAACGCTTTGCCGATACTATTCTGCTGTTGTGGAAAACCGTTTCGAGAATGACAGAGAAATCGAAAGTTCAAACTCCTCGTCTTGGTAAGCGATGGGCACAGTTAACAGTAGAAAAACCTTTTTTTATTAGCGATTATTGGGATGTTTACCAAACCAATCGTCGTCAAACCGTTGCTAATTTAACTCAAGATTTAAAAATTGCTTTAGAAAAAGCGATCGCAACTGAAGAAAACTAA
- the tpiA gene encoding triose-phosphate isomerase translates to MRKIVIAGNWKMHKNQAESLAFVQAFKSEVENVGENQEVVLCAPFTSLTAMSKSLHGSKIKLGAQNIHWEDEGAYTGEVSGNMLTEIGISYVVVGHSERRQYFGDTDETVNLRLKAAQRHGLIPILCVGETREQRDAGEIENVISNQIKKGLAEIDQSNLIIAYEPIWSIGSGDTCESTEANRVIGIIRQQLDNKDVPIQYGGSVKPKNIDEIMAQSEIDGALVGGASLDPASFARLVNYQS, encoded by the coding sequence GTGCGAAAAATAGTTATTGCTGGGAACTGGAAGATGCACAAAAATCAAGCAGAGTCCTTGGCATTTGTGCAAGCATTTAAATCCGAAGTTGAAAATGTAGGCGAAAACCAAGAAGTAGTTTTATGTGCGCCTTTTACTTCATTGACTGCAATGTCTAAAAGCCTTCACGGCAGTAAAATTAAGCTGGGAGCGCAAAATATTCATTGGGAAGATGAAGGAGCGTATACAGGTGAAGTATCAGGCAATATGCTGACAGAAATTGGCATAAGTTATGTCGTTGTCGGTCATAGCGAACGCCGTCAATATTTTGGCGATACCGATGAAACGGTCAATCTAAGATTAAAAGCAGCACAACGTCACGGACTTATCCCGATTCTCTGTGTGGGTGAAACTAGAGAACAAAGAGATGCAGGAGAAATAGAAAACGTCATTTCCAATCAGATAAAAAAAGGTTTGGCAGAAATAGACCAAAGTAATTTGATTATTGCCTATGAGCCAATTTGGTCGATTGGTTCGGGAGATACCTGCGAATCAACAGAAGCCAATCGCGTTATTGGTATTATCCGCCAACAGTTAGATAATAAAGATGTTCCAATTCAGTATGGCGGTTCGGTCAAGCCCAAAAACATCGATGAAATTATGGCTCAGTCAGAAATTGACGGTGCTTTGGTAGGGGGAGCAAGTTTAGATCCTGCTAGTTTTGCGCGTTTGGTTAATTATCAAAGCTAA